The proteins below are encoded in one region of Hordeum vulgare subsp. vulgare chromosome 3H, MorexV3_pseudomolecules_assembly, whole genome shotgun sequence:
- the LOC123442700 gene encoding GTPase Der isoform X1 yields the protein MAMPSTPSSSRPPMLHPASKTPNPPRLLPLVTRGAAAPRPPLLISFAPPAPGRRGLRAAAAQQPAYEDGEEEEDGEEDGECYSEEEEEDEEELDVEAMEEEARRAAADLAARLDRELRVDGDVREKRRTMRDKTSTTSKHIPDSKLPKVAIIGRPNVGKSALFNRLVGGNRAIVVDEPGVTRDRLYGRSYWGDQEFMVIDTGGVITLSKSQAGVMEELAITTTVGMDGIPMASREAAIARMPSMIEKQAVAAVEEAAVLLFLVDGQAGLVAADIEIADWLRRNFSHKCIILAVNKCESPRKGQMQALEFWSLGFSPLPISAITGTGTGELLDMVSSELKKFEALQGLEGLDDVEEDENRVPAISIVGRPNVGKSSILNALVGEDRTIVSPVSGTTRDAIDTELTTEDGQKYKLIDTAGIRRRAAVASAGSTTETLSVKRAFSAIRRSDVVALVIEAMACVSEQDYKIAERIEKEGKACVIVVNKWDTIPNKNNESTTHYEQDVREKLRVLDWAPIVYCSAINGNSVEKIISAASLVEKERSRRLGTSILNQVIREAVAFKAPPRTRGGKRGRVYYTTQAAVRPPTFVLFVNDAKLFPEPYRRYMHKQLRSDAGFPGTPIRLLWRSRKRTDRQQRRSNTEARGALVAAS from the exons ATGGCCATGCCTTCCACTCCTTCCTCCTCGCGGCCGCCCATGCTGCACCCCGCCTCCAAAACTCCGAACCCGCCCCGCCTGCTGCCGCTCGTCACCAGAGGCGCTGCTGCCCCTCGCCCTCCTCTGCTCATCTCCTTCGCTCCGCCCGCGCCTGGTCGTCGCGGGCTCCGCGCCGCTGCCGCCCAACAACCCGCCTACGAAGatggggaggaggaagaagatggggaggaggatggggagtgttacagcgaggaggaggaggaggatgaggaggagttggACGTGGAGGCGATGGAGGAAGAGGCGCGGCGCGCCGCCGCCGACCTCGCCGCGCGCCTCGACCGCGAGCTCCGCGTCG ATGGTGATGTTCGGGAGAAAAGAAGAACCATGAGGGACAAGACATCAACAACATCTAAACAT ATCCCAGACAGTAAGCTTCCAAAGGTGGCTATTATTGGTAGACCTAATGTGGGTAAATCTGCGCTGTTCAATCGGCTTGTCGGG GGTaacagggctatcgttgttgATGAACCTGGTGTAACAAGGGATCGTTTGTATGGACGATCTTATTGGGGTGATCAAGAGTTTATGGTTATTGATACTGGGGGTGTCATTACTCTATCGAAGTCTCAAGCAGGTGTAATGGAAGAACTTGCCATCACAACTACTGTTGGTATGGATGGGATTCCAATGGCCTCTCGAGAAGCTGCTATTGCTAGGATGCCATCAATGATTGAGAAGCAAGCTGTTGCCGCCGTTGAAGAAGCAGCtgtccttcttttccttgtggaTGGTCAG GCTGGTCTTGTGGCAGCTGATATAGAAATTGCTGATTGGTTACGTCGCAACTTCTCACACAAGTGCATCATACTTGCTGTAAACAAATGTGAATCGCCACGGAAAGGGCAAATGCAAGCATTAGAATTTTGGTCATTAGG GTTTTCACCTTTACCAATATCTGCTATTACCGGCACTGGAACTGGAGAGCTCCTGGATATGGTCTCTTCGGAACTGAAAAAGTTCGAG GCATTACAGGGACTAGAAGgattggatgatgttgaagaagaCGAAAACCGCGTTCCTGCTATTTCTATTGTTGGAAGACCAAATGTTGGAAAAAGTAGCATTCTAAATGCTTTGGTGGGAGAAGATAGAACTATTGTGAGCCCAGTTAGTGGTACCACCCGTGATGCCATTGATACTGAGTTAACCACAGAGGATGGGCAG AAATACAAACTCATCGATACGGCTGGCATCCGACGGAGAGCAGCAGTTGCTTCTGCTGGCAGCACAACTGAAACACTTTCAGTAAAGCGTGCATTTAGTGCAATTCGTCGATCTGATGTAGTTGCCCTTGTTATTGAAGCGATGGCCTGCGTCTCTGAGCAG GATTATAAAATTGCAGAAAGGATTGAGAAAGAGGGAAAGGCATGTGTCATTGTTGTGAACAAATGGGATAcaatcccaaacaagaacaatgagAGTACTACACATTATGAACAGGATGTAAGAGAGAAGCTTCGTGTACTTGACTGGGCACCTATTGTTTACTGTTCTGCGATAAATGGGAACAGCGTTGAAAA GATtatttctgctgcttctttgGTTGAAAAGGAAAGGTCTAGAAGACTCGGCACCTCTATTCTTAACCAAGTGATTAGAGAAGCTGTAGCATTCAAAGCACCACCCCGAACAAGAGGTGGCAAAAGAGGCCGCGTTTATTACACAACACAG GCTGCTGTTCGTCCACCAACGTTTGTTCTCTTCGTCAATGACGCAAAACTCTTCCCTGAGCCGTATCGGCGGTACATGCACAAGCAGCTCCGGTCTGACGCTGGATTCCCGGGCACGCCTATTCGTCTACTGTGGCGTAGCAGGAAGCGGACTGATAGGCAACAGAGGAGATCAAATACGGAGGCTCGTGGTGCACTTGTAGCGGCGAGTTAG
- the LOC123442700 gene encoding GTPase Der isoform X2, whose amino-acid sequence MAMPSTPSSSRPPMLHPASKTPNPPRLLPLVTRGAAAPRPPLLISFAPPAPGRRGLRAAAAQQPAYEDGEEEEDGEEDGECYSEEEEEDEEELDVEAMEEEARRAAADLAARLDRELRVDGDVREKRRTMRDKTSTTSKHIPDSKLPKVAIIGRPNVGKSALFNRLVGGNRAIVVDEPGVTRDRLYGRSYWGDQEFMVIDTGGVITLSKSQAGVMEELAITTTVGMDGIPMASREAAIARMPSMIEKQAVAAVEEAAVLLFLVDGQAGLVAADIEIADWLRRNFSHKCIILAVNKCESPRKGQMQALEFWSLGFSPLPISAITGTGTGELLDMVSSELKKFEGLEGLDDVEEDENRVPAISIVGRPNVGKSSILNALVGEDRTIVSPVSGTTRDAIDTELTTEDGQKYKLIDTAGIRRRAAVASAGSTTETLSVKRAFSAIRRSDVVALVIEAMACVSEQDYKIAERIEKEGKACVIVVNKWDTIPNKNNESTTHYEQDVREKLRVLDWAPIVYCSAINGNSVEKIISAASLVEKERSRRLGTSILNQVIREAVAFKAPPRTRGGKRGRVYYTTQAAVRPPTFVLFVNDAKLFPEPYRRYMHKQLRSDAGFPGTPIRLLWRSRKRTDRQQRRSNTEARGALVAAS is encoded by the exons ATGGCCATGCCTTCCACTCCTTCCTCCTCGCGGCCGCCCATGCTGCACCCCGCCTCCAAAACTCCGAACCCGCCCCGCCTGCTGCCGCTCGTCACCAGAGGCGCTGCTGCCCCTCGCCCTCCTCTGCTCATCTCCTTCGCTCCGCCCGCGCCTGGTCGTCGCGGGCTCCGCGCCGCTGCCGCCCAACAACCCGCCTACGAAGatggggaggaggaagaagatggggaggaggatggggagtgttacagcgaggaggaggaggaggatgaggaggagttggACGTGGAGGCGATGGAGGAAGAGGCGCGGCGCGCCGCCGCCGACCTCGCCGCGCGCCTCGACCGCGAGCTCCGCGTCG ATGGTGATGTTCGGGAGAAAAGAAGAACCATGAGGGACAAGACATCAACAACATCTAAACAT ATCCCAGACAGTAAGCTTCCAAAGGTGGCTATTATTGGTAGACCTAATGTGGGTAAATCTGCGCTGTTCAATCGGCTTGTCGGG GGTaacagggctatcgttgttgATGAACCTGGTGTAACAAGGGATCGTTTGTATGGACGATCTTATTGGGGTGATCAAGAGTTTATGGTTATTGATACTGGGGGTGTCATTACTCTATCGAAGTCTCAAGCAGGTGTAATGGAAGAACTTGCCATCACAACTACTGTTGGTATGGATGGGATTCCAATGGCCTCTCGAGAAGCTGCTATTGCTAGGATGCCATCAATGATTGAGAAGCAAGCTGTTGCCGCCGTTGAAGAAGCAGCtgtccttcttttccttgtggaTGGTCAG GCTGGTCTTGTGGCAGCTGATATAGAAATTGCTGATTGGTTACGTCGCAACTTCTCACACAAGTGCATCATACTTGCTGTAAACAAATGTGAATCGCCACGGAAAGGGCAAATGCAAGCATTAGAATTTTGGTCATTAGG GTTTTCACCTTTACCAATATCTGCTATTACCGGCACTGGAACTGGAGAGCTCCTGGATATGGTCTCTTCGGAACTGAAAAAGTTCGAG GGACTAGAAGgattggatgatgttgaagaagaCGAAAACCGCGTTCCTGCTATTTCTATTGTTGGAAGACCAAATGTTGGAAAAAGTAGCATTCTAAATGCTTTGGTGGGAGAAGATAGAACTATTGTGAGCCCAGTTAGTGGTACCACCCGTGATGCCATTGATACTGAGTTAACCACAGAGGATGGGCAG AAATACAAACTCATCGATACGGCTGGCATCCGACGGAGAGCAGCAGTTGCTTCTGCTGGCAGCACAACTGAAACACTTTCAGTAAAGCGTGCATTTAGTGCAATTCGTCGATCTGATGTAGTTGCCCTTGTTATTGAAGCGATGGCCTGCGTCTCTGAGCAG GATTATAAAATTGCAGAAAGGATTGAGAAAGAGGGAAAGGCATGTGTCATTGTTGTGAACAAATGGGATAcaatcccaaacaagaacaatgagAGTACTACACATTATGAACAGGATGTAAGAGAGAAGCTTCGTGTACTTGACTGGGCACCTATTGTTTACTGTTCTGCGATAAATGGGAACAGCGTTGAAAA GATtatttctgctgcttctttgGTTGAAAAGGAAAGGTCTAGAAGACTCGGCACCTCTATTCTTAACCAAGTGATTAGAGAAGCTGTAGCATTCAAAGCACCACCCCGAACAAGAGGTGGCAAAAGAGGCCGCGTTTATTACACAACACAG GCTGCTGTTCGTCCACCAACGTTTGTTCTCTTCGTCAATGACGCAAAACTCTTCCCTGAGCCGTATCGGCGGTACATGCACAAGCAGCTCCGGTCTGACGCTGGATTCCCGGGCACGCCTATTCGTCTACTGTGGCGTAGCAGGAAGCGGACTGATAGGCAACAGAGGAGATCAAATACGGAGGCTCGTGGTGCACTTGTAGCGGCGAGTTAG